The window ATGGACGAGTACGCCAGCATGCGCTTGACCGAACCCTGCGTGGCGGCGATCAGGTTGCCGCCGATCATGGTCAGGATCGCCAGGTAGAACACGGGCCGCGCCCAGTGCTCGTACTGCCCCGCGAAGCCCACCATGAACACGCGGATGAACGACGCGAACGCCGCCGCCTTCACGCCCGTCGACATCAGCGCCGTCACCGGGGTGGGCGCGCCGTCGTACGCGTCGGGCGTCCACATGTGGAACGGCATGGCCGCCACCTTGAAGCCGAAGCCCACCATGATCAGCGCCATCCCGGCCAGCAGCATGGGCTCGGCCCGGCCGCCCGCCAGCAGATGCCGGTGCAGCTCGCCGATGTGGGTGGTGCCCGTGGCGCCAAAGGTCAGCGCGATCCCGTACAGAAAGAACGCGCTGCTGAAGGCGCCCAGCAGAAAGTACTTCAGCGACGCCTCGGACGAGCGGGCGTCCATGCGGTCAAAGCCCACCAGCACGTAGATGGCCACCGACATCACTTCCAGGCCGATGAACACCATCAGCAGGTCGGACGCGCCAGCCATCAGCATCATTCCCAGCGTGCTGAACAGCAGCAGGGCGTGGAACTCGCCGCGGTTGATGCCCCGGCGGTCCAGGTAGCCCACCGACAGCAGGATGGCCAACCCCGCCGCCAGCAGGCAGATGAAGTTGACGATCACGCGGAAGTCGTCCAGCGCCACCATCCCCACCCCGGACGAGTCACGCATCCGGTACAGCAGGATGTTGGTCACCGCCGTCGCCAGCAGCACCCCCAGCGAAAGGATGGGGATCATGGGGCTGGAGGGGCGCGACTTGTTCCCCTTCTCGAACACGTCCACCATCAGCACCAGCATCGCGCCCAGCGCCAGCACGATTTCCGGGAGCATCGCCCAGAAATAGTGTGCCTGGTTCACCAGATTCAAGTTCGTCGGCATCACGGGGCGCGGTTCAGCGGTTCTGCCCGGCGACCGCGACGGGATAACCCGCCGGAGTCACGAGGCGATGGTTCTGGCTCATTTCCAGGATGCCGCGCGCCGCGGGTTCCATGCGGTCAAGCACCGGCTTGGGATAAAAGCCCAGCCACAGGATCAGCGCCACCAGCGGCAGCAGAATGGCCAGTTCGCGGGCGTTCAGGTCCGGCAGCACGCGGTTGGCCGGCTTGTC of the Longimicrobium terrae genome contains:
- a CDS encoding NADH-quinone oxidoreductase subunit N, which gives rise to MPTNLNLVNQAHYFWAMLPEIVLALGAMLVLMVDVFEKGNKSRPSSPMIPILSLGVLLATAVTNILLYRMRDSSGVGMVALDDFRVIVNFICLLAAGLAILLSVGYLDRRGINRGEFHALLLFSTLGMMLMAGASDLLMVFIGLEVMSVAIYVLVGFDRMDARSSEASLKYFLLGAFSSAFFLYGIALTFGATGTTHIGELHRHLLAGGRAEPMLLAGMALIMVGFGFKVAAMPFHMWTPDAYDGAPTPVTALMSTGVKAAAFASFIRVFMVGFAGQYEHWARPVFYLAILTMIGGNLIAATQGSVKRMLAYSSIAHAGYLMACLLAINTGGPGAFLFYLLVYTLMTAGAFGIVTAMGRGTDDRAALDDFAGLAHQKPVLAGLFSIFLLSLAGFPLTAGFLGKLVILDALVRGGVTQLAVVLVLASLVSYFYYLRVIVVMYMRPARTAEEHRDTRLPMPAMAGVSLAAVAVVVLFFVSGIRFVSAGVPGVQDDMGLLELARAGGNTLFNEAPVPAQVPVR